Proteins co-encoded in one Prunus persica cultivar Lovell chromosome G6, Prunus_persica_NCBIv2, whole genome shotgun sequence genomic window:
- the LOC18774340 gene encoding probable NAD(P)H dehydrogenase (quinone) FQR1-like 3 isoform X1: MATTKIYVVYYSLHGHVETMAREVQRGVNAVEGVEATLWQVPETLPSIILQKVKAPPKADDVPEIRPEQLVEADGFLFGFPSRFGVMAAQFKAFFDATHEIWEKQALAGKPAGIFWSTGFHGGGQELTALTAVTQLAHHGMIFVPLGYTFGSGMFEMSEVKGGSSYGSGTFAADGSRQPTEIELQQAFYQGKYVAQFAKKLKS; this comes from the exons ATGGCTACCACCAAGATATACGTAGT GTACTACTCCTTACATGGACATGTCGAGACTATGGCACGCGAAGTACAGCGCGGTGTTAATgcagttgaaggtgttgaagCAACACTTTGGCAG GTACCTGAGACACTTCCCAGTATCATTCTGCAGAAGGTGAAGGCCCCTCCCAAGGCAGATGATGTGCCGGAAATAAGGCCTGAGCAACTTGTGGAAGCTGATGGTTTCCTCTTCGGGTTTCCTTCTCGTTTTGGTGTGATGGCAGCGCAGTTCAAGGCCTTCTTTGATGCCACTCATGAGATATGGGAAAAGCAAGCACTTGCTGGCAAACCTGCTGGGATCTTCTGGAGTACTGGATTTCATGGGGGAGGGCAGGAGCTCACTGC ATTAACCGCCGTAACACAATTGGCACATCATGGCATGATATTTGTCCCTCTTGGCTACACATTTGGAAGTGGCATGTTTGAAATGAGTGAGGTGAAGGGTGGATCGTCTTATGGCTCTGGAACTTTTGCAGCAGATGGATCTCGTCAACCGACGGAGATAGAACTCCAACAGGCATTTTACCAGGGTAAATATGTGGCTCAATTTGCAAAGAAGCTCAAAAGCTAA
- the LOC18774340 gene encoding probable NAD(P)H dehydrogenase (quinone) FQR1-like 3 isoform X2 — MDMSRLWHAKYSAVLMQLKVLKQHFGRMEQVPETLPSIILQKVKAPPKADDVPEIRPEQLVEADGFLFGFPSRFGVMAAQFKAFFDATHEIWEKQALAGKPAGIFWSTGFHGGGQELTALTAVTQLAHHGMIFVPLGYTFGSGMFEMSEVKGGSSYGSGTFAADGSRQPTEIELQQAFYQGKYVAQFAKKLKS, encoded by the exons ATGGACATGTCGAGACTATGGCACGCGAAGTACAGCGCGGTGTTAATgcagttgaaggtgttgaagCAACACTTTGGCAG AATGGAGCAGGTACCTGAGACACTTCCCAGTATCATTCTGCAGAAGGTGAAGGCCCCTCCCAAGGCAGATGATGTGCCGGAAATAAGGCCTGAGCAACTTGTGGAAGCTGATGGTTTCCTCTTCGGGTTTCCTTCTCGTTTTGGTGTGATGGCAGCGCAGTTCAAGGCCTTCTTTGATGCCACTCATGAGATATGGGAAAAGCAAGCACTTGCTGGCAAACCTGCTGGGATCTTCTGGAGTACTGGATTTCATGGGGGAGGGCAGGAGCTCACTGC ATTAACCGCCGTAACACAATTGGCACATCATGGCATGATATTTGTCCCTCTTGGCTACACATTTGGAAGTGGCATGTTTGAAATGAGTGAGGTGAAGGGTGGATCGTCTTATGGCTCTGGAACTTTTGCAGCAGATGGATCTCGTCAACCGACGGAGATAGAACTCCAACAGGCATTTTACCAGGGTAAATATGTGGCTCAATTTGCAAAGAAGCTCAAAAGCTAA
- the LOC18772426 gene encoding pleckstrin homology domain-containing protein 1 encodes MEGLWRAATGQDPSPEDYTGIEFWSNPERATWLTKQGEYIKTWRRRWFVLKQGKLFWFKDGHVTRTSTPRGVIPVGTCLTVKGAEDVVHKPCAFELSTNTHDTMYFIADSEKEKEEWINSIGRSIVQHSRSLADSEVVDYDSHRG; translated from the coding sequence ATGGAGGGGCTTTGGCGGGCCGCGACGGGCCAAGACCCGAGCCCAGAAGACTACACAGGGATAGAGTTCTGGTCCAACCCGGAACGCGCCACGTGGCTGACCAAGCAAGGCGAGTACATCAAGACCTGGCGGCGCCGCTGGTTCGTCTTGAAACAAGGGAAGCTGTTCTGGTTCAAGGATGGTCACGTTACCCGCACGTCGACACCGCGCGGCGTGATCCCGGTGGGCACGTGCCTGACGGTGAAGGGCGCCGAGGACGTGGTCCACAAGCCTTGCGCCTTCGAGCTCTCCACCAACACCCACGACACCATGTACTTCATCGCCGACTcggagaaggagaaggaggagtGGATCAACTCCATCGGACGGTCCATAGTCCAGCACTCGAGATCGCTCGCGGATTCCGAGGTTGTCGACTACGATAGCCACCGAGGGTGA
- the LOC18773028 gene encoding E3 ubiquitin-protein ligase CHFR: MAEVGESSGAKPSCEIWAKLVPSDSRYPDVEISSDEIVICSEILFSSTDKWKWCKITRSSDHSSATIQNKSSNAIFVDGTVIQAEDTVVIRCGSEITSGPDKEGYLSYRFNVLPGPETCQKQLKISMDVEHAKCCICLNIWHEVVTVSPCFHNFCNGCFSEWLRRSQEKRSSVLCPQCRAIVQFVGRNHFLLNIAEEILKADSSLKRSDEEVAILNSYATIRSNLVVSSGKSLRGKRARSDVNEAVDDSPLPCPQCGTEFGGFRCNQNTIHLQCQACGGMMPSRTNISVPQHCSGCDKAFCGAYWNAQRVGHSDSHRMCSRETFKPISEHTISRIPTSAHENNRHEQVITEKCIAQLGRTLQDVIAEWIAKLNNREIDRTRMPLNHAEMITSGTPTCNNCYEKLISFLLYWFRISIPKNHLPPEASNRENCWYGYACRTQHHNEEHARKRNHVCRPTKGSNM, translated from the coding sequence ATGGCGGAAGTTGGAGAAAGCTCAGGTGCAAAACCTTCTTGCGAAATCTGGGCCAAGCTTGTTCCATCAGACTCGAGATATCCAGATGTTGAGATTAGCTCAGACGAGATTGTAATTTGCTCAGAGATCTTGTTCTCTTCTACTGACAAATGGAAGTGGTGCAAAATAACAAGGAGCTCAGACCATTCTTCTGCCaccatacaaaataaaagttcaaatGCAATATTCGTTGATGGGACTGTAATCCAAGCTGAAGACACTGTTGTTATCAGATGTGGAAGTGAAATTACTTCAGGTCCTGATAAGGAAGGGTACTTAAGCTACAGGTTCAATGTATTGCCTGGTCCTGAAACTTGTCAGAAGCAGTTAAAGATTTCTATGGATGTTGAGCATGCAAAATGCTGCATTTGTCTGAATATATGGCATGAAGTTGTTACTGTTTCTCCTTGCTTCCATAACTTCTGCAATGGATGCTTTTCAGAGTGGTTAAGGAGATCACAGGAGAAACGCTCAAGTGTACTCTGTCCCCAGTGTCGAGCCATTGTCCAATTTGTTGGAAGAAATCATTTCCTGCTTAACATTGCGGAGGAAATACTAAAAGCAGATTCTTCACTAAAACGCTCCGATGAAGAAGTGGCAATTTTAAATTCCTATGCAACAATACGATCAAATCTTGTCGTAAGCTCTGGAAAAAGCCTTCGTGGGAAAAGGGCTCGCTCAGATGTGAACGAGGCAGTTGATGATTCACCACTTCCATGCCCTCAATGTGGTACTGAATTTGGTGGGTTTCGCTGCAATCAAAACACTATTCATCTGCAATGTCAAGCATGCGGAGGAATGATGCCTTCGCGAACCAATATCAGTGTACCTCAACACTGTTCAGGATGTGATAAGGCATTTTGTGGTGCATATTGGAATGCACAAAGGGTTGGACATAGTGATTCTCATCGCATGTGCAGTCGGGAGACTTTTAAACCAATCTCAGAACACACCATCTCTAGAATTCCTACTTCGGCACACGAAAACAATCGACACGAACAAGTTATCACTGAGaagtgtattgcacagttggGGAGAACATTGCAGGATGTTATAGCAGAATGGATTGCAAAGTTGAACAACAGAGAAATTGACCGGACAAGGATGCCGCTGAATCATGCTGAGATGATAACTTCTGGGACACCTACGTGCAACAATTGTTATGAGAAATTGATCTCATTCCTCTTGTACTGGTTTCGGATTTCGATTCCCAAAAATCATCTACCTCCGGAGGCATCAAACAGGGAAAATTGCTGGTACGGATATGCATGTCGAACGCAGCACCATAATGAAGAACATGCTCGCAAAAGAAATCATGTTTGCCGGCCAACTAAGGGTTCTAATATGTAG
- the LOC18773341 gene encoding UDP-glycosyltransferase 71K1 isoform X2, giving the protein MEKVRLVFIPAPRSGHLVSTLQFAKRLIAREERISITILAIQSASPTTLSSYAKSVAASEPKIQLIDVPKPQPEHPPAQDSFKSPAKSFCLYIESHLPNVKKIVTNLVSSSHAKESLDSIHVAGLVVDFFCVSMIDVAKELHLPTYLFMTNNAGYQALMLHLPIRHKHNEVEPKDSDPEWLISVPPRVLPVALTDGSYSAYVKVASRFRETRGIIANTFVELETYAINSFFHDGQTPPVYPVGPVIDLEDCQAHSNLEQAQRDKIIRWLDDQPQSSVVFLCFGSMGSFGAEQVKEIAVGLEQSGQRFLWALRMPPPKGKGMMPIDCPNPEEVLPDGFLERTHGKGLICGWAPQVEVLAHKATGGFVSHCGWNSILESLWHGVPIVTWPMYAEQQLNAFRMVKELGLALEMRLDYKKGGGEVVRADEIERAVVAVMDKESEVRKKVKQMGEMTRKAVKDGGSSFAYVGRFIEDVIGNNCGSN; this is encoded by the exons ATGGAGAAAGTAAGACTAGTGTTCATCCCAGCACCACGTTCCGGCCACCTTGTATCAACCCTGCAATTTGCAAAGCGACTCATCGCTCGAGAGGAAAGAATTTCAATCACCATTCTTGCAATCCAATCAGCCTCTCCTACCACCTTAAGTTCTTATGCAAAATCTGTTGCAGCCTCAGAGCCCAAAATCCAACTCATTGATGTCCCAAAACCTCAACCAGAGCACCCACCTGCACAAGACTCATTTAAGTCACCAGCAAAATCTTTCTGTCTTTACATTGAAAGCCACCTACCCAATGTCAAGAAAATCGTCACCAACCTCGTCTCATCATCCCATGCTAAAGAGAGTTTGGATTCAATTCATGTTGCTGGGCTGGTGGTTGATTTCTTCTGCGTGTCCATGATTGATGTGGCCAAGGAACTCCATCTTCCCACTTATCTTTTCATGACGAACAATGCAGGATATCAAGCTCTCATGCTCCACCTTCCGATCCGGCATAAACATAACGAAGTTGAGCCAAAAGATTCCGATCCAGAATGGTTAATTTCAG TGCCTCCTAGAGTTCTGCCTGTGGCTTTGACAGATGGTAGCTACTCTGCTTATGTTAAGGTGGCTTCGAGATTTCGAGAGACTAGAGGCATTATAGCAAACACGTTTGTTGAGTTAGAGACATATGCTATCAACTCATTTTTCCATGACGGCCAAACCCCTCCGGTGTACCCAGTTGGACCGGTGATCGATCTCGAGGACTGTCAGGCTCATTCCAATCTAGAGCAGGCACAGCGTGACAAGATCATCAGATGGCTTGATGATCAGCCTCAGTCCTCTGttgtgtttttatgttttggcaGCATGGGGAGCTTTGGCGCAGAGCAAGTGAAAGAGATAGCTGTTGGGCTTGAGCAGAGCGGGCAGAGGTTCTTGTGGGCTCTGCGCATGCCACCACCCAAAGGCAAAGGAATGATGCCAATCGATTGCCCAAATCCTGAGGAGGTTTTGCCAGATGGGTTCTTGGAGAGGACCCATGGGAAGGGACTCATCTGCGGGTGGGCCCCGCAGGTGGAAGTCTTGGCCCACAAGGCAACCGGTGGGTTTGTTTCTCATTGTGGATGGAATTCAATCTTGGagagcttgtggcatggagTGCCTATTGTGACATGGCCTATGTATGCAGAGCAGCAGCTGAATGCTTTTAGAATGGTGAAGGAGTTGGGATTGGCATTGGAGATGAGGCTGGATTACAAGAAAGGCGGTGGTGAGGTTGTGAGGGcagatgagattgagagagctGTGGTTGCTGTCATGGACAAGGAGAGTGAGGTGAGGAAGAAAGTGAAACAGATGGGAGAGATGACCAGAAAAGCTGTGAAGGATGGTGGGTCTTCCTTTGCTTATGTTGGAAGATTTATTGAGGATGTGATTGGAAACAATTGTGGTTCCAATTGA
- the LOC18772863 gene encoding anthranilate synthase alpha subunit 2, chloroplastic, whose amino-acid sequence METLAVGSRQLPSTLTSPPTVSVSGRASSSLALLRATPRVRTLRCSALSSPSLADQSEKFVEASKKGNLIPLYRSIFSDHLTPVLAYRCLVKEDDRDAPSFLFESVEPGSKDSNVGRYSVIGAQPSIEIVAKENMVTIMDHREGCRTEEIVEDPMTVPRRIMEGWTPQLVDELPEAFCGGWVGYFSYDTVRYVETKKLPFASAPPDDRNLPDVHLGLYDDVIVFDHVEKKAHVIHWVQLDQYSSVEEAFNDGINRLETLVSRVHDIITPRLPAGSIEFNTQLFGPELENSSLTSEEYKEAVLKAKEHILAGDIFQIVLSQRFERRTFADPFEIYRALRIVNPSPYMTYLQARGCILVASSPEILTHVKKRTITNRPLAGTVRRGKTAKEDLMLEKQLLNDEKQCAEHIMLVDLGRNDVGKVSKPGSVKVEKLMNIERYSHVMHISSTVTGELLDDLTSWDALRTALPVGTVSGAPKVKAMELIDQLEVTRRGPYSGGFGGISFSGNMDIALALRTIVFPTSFRYDTMYSYKDVNKRREWVAHLQAGAGIVADSDPADEQRECENKAAALARAIDLAESSFVDK is encoded by the exons ATGGAAACCCTAGCCGTTGGCTCCCGTCAACTGCCGTCAACTCTTACATCACCGCCAACGGTCTCCGTTAGCGGCAGAGCCTCCAGCTCTCTAGCTCTGCTTCGCGCCACTCCGCGTGTCCGTACATTGAGATGCTCGGCCCTCTCATCTCCTTCATTAG CGGACCAATCAGAGAAGTTTGTAGAGGCTTCAAAGAAAGGGAATTTAATTCCTCTGTATCGAAGCATATTCTCTGATCACTTAACTCCTGTGCTTGCATACCGGTGTCTGGTTAAGGAGGATGACAGAGATGCTCCAAGTTTTCTGTTTGAGTCAGTTGAGCCGGGTTCCAAGGACTCTAATGTT GGGCGGTACAGTGTTATTGGAGCCCAACCGTCCATTGAAATCGTAGCAAAAGAGAACATGGTTACCATTATGGACCACAGAGAAGGGTGTAGGACAGAGGAGATCGTGGAAGATCCAATGACTGTTCCCCGGAGAATCATGGAGGGATGGACACCCCAACTTGTTGATGAACTTCCAGAAGCATTTTGTG GTGGGTGGGTTGGCTACTTCTCCTATGATACAGTGCGTTATGTTGAGACGAAAAAGCTGCCATTTGCAAGTGCACCACCAGATGACAGAAATCTTCCTGATGTTCATCTTGGCCTTTATGATGATGTGATAGTCTTCGATCATGTGGAGAAG AAAGCACATGTAATTCACTGGGTGCAATTAGATCAATATTCTTCTGTTGAGGAGGCCTTCAATGATGGAATAAATAGATTGGAAACATTGGTATCTAGAGTGCATGACATTATCAC CCCAAGGCTGCCTGCAGGTTCAATAGAGTTCAACACTCAACTTTTTGGTCCTGAATTGGAGAATTCGAGCTTGACAAGTGAGGAATACAAGGAGGCAGTTTTGAAAGCCAAAGAACACATCCTAGCTGGGGATATATTTCAGATTGTCTTAAGTCAGCGTTTCGAGAGGCGAACATTTGCAGAcccatttgaaatttatcgAGCATTGAGGATAGTGAATCCAAGTCCTTATATGACTTATTTGCAG GCTCGAGGCTGTATTCTGGTTGCTTCAAGTCCAGAAATCCTTACACACGTCAAGAAG AGAACGATCACCAATCGACCGCTTGCTGGGACTGTTAGAAGAGGAAAAACAGCTAAAGAAGATTTAATGTTGGAAAAACAGCTTTTGAATGATGAAAAGCAATGTGCAGAGCACATCATGCTTGTAGACTTGGGGAGGAATGATGTCGGGAAG GTCTCAAAACCTGGTTCTGTCAAGGTTGAGAAGCTCATGAACATCGAGCGTTATTCCCATGTCATGCACATAAGTTCTACG GTCACTGGAGAGTTACTTGATGATTTAACTAGCTGGGATGCTCTACGTACTGCGTTGCCAGTTGGGACTGTCAGTGGAGCACCAAAG GTAAAAGCCATGGAGCTGATTGATCAGCTGGAAGTAACCAGACGTGGTCCATACAGTGGTGGTTTTGGAGGAATTTCATTTTCTGGCAATATGGACATTGCCCTTGCTCTGAGAACTATTGTTTTCCCAACTAGCTTCCGGTACGATACAATGTATTCATACAAGGATGTGAACAAGCGACGAGAGTGGGTTGCTCATCTGCAAGCTGGGGCTGGAATTGTGGCTGATAGTGATCCAGCTGATGAGCAGAGAGAGTGTGAGAACAAAGCTGCTGCTCTTGCGCGCGCTATTGATCTTGCTGAGTCCTCGTTTGTTGATAAATGA
- the LOC18774317 gene encoding UDP-glycosyltransferase 71K1, producing MKKVEIVFIPVPGSGHLVSTLQFAKNLIDRNDTISITVLSIPSPFPSSLSSYTNSLVASEPRIRLIDVPQPPAKPPSIESFKSPAKRFSLYIETHLPNIRNIITEIVSSHAKSDSVRVAGIVVDFFCASMIDVAKELHLPSYLFMPSNTGYLSFMLHLPAYHEQNGEVPKDSDPEWLIKGIEIPVPPRVLPVALTDGSYSAYVKLASRFRETKGIIVNTFLELETHAINSFSDDDQTPPLYPVGPVIDVDDGQSHSNLEQAQRDRIIKWLDDQPQSSVVFLCFGSMGSFEAEQVKEIAAGLEHSGQRFLWALRMPPPKDKGMMPSDCSNLEEVLPDGFLERTQGKGLICGWAPQVEVLGHEAIGGFVSHCGWNSILESLWHGVPIVTWPMYAEQQLNAFRMVKESGLAMEMRLDYKKGSGEVVGADEIERAVVAVMDMDSEVRKKVKEMGEMTRKAVKDGGSSFASVGRFIEDVIGNNCGPN from the coding sequence ATGAAGAAAGTAGAAATCGTGTTCATCCCAGTACCAGGTTCTGGCCACCTTGTATCAACCTTGCAATTCGCAAAGAATCTGATCGATCGAAATGATACGATTTCGATCACCGTTCTTTCTATCCCATCACCCTTCCCTTCCTCTTTAAGTTCATACACAAACTCCCTTGTAGCCTCAGAACCCAGAATCCGACTAATTGATGTCCCTCAACCTCCAGCAAAACCACCTTCAATCGAGTCATTCAAATCACCAGCAAAAAGATTCTCTCTTTACATTGAAACCCACCTGCCCAATATCAGAAACATCATCACAGAAATTGTCTCATCGCACGCCAAATCAGACTCTGTTCGTGTTGCTGGGATAGTGGTTGATTTCTTCTGTGCATCCATGATTGATGTGGCCAAGGAACTCCATCTTCCTTCTTACCTTTTCATGCCGAGCAATACAGGATATCTTTCTTTCATGCTCCATCTTCCAGCCTATCATGAGCAAAATGGTGAAGTGCCTAAAGACTCAGATCCTGAATGGTTAATCAAAGGTATTGAAATTCCTGTTCCTCCTAGAGTTCTTCCTGTGGCTTTGACGGACGGTAGCTACTCTGCTTATGTTAAGCTTGCTTCAAGGTTTAGAGAGACCAAAGGCATTATAGTAAACACATTTCTTGAGTTAGAGACGCATGCTATCAACTCATTTTCCGATGATGATCAAACCCCTCCGCTGTACCCAGTTGGCCCGGTGATCGATGTAGACGACGGTCAGTCTCATTCCAACCTAGAGCAGGCACAGCGTGACAGGATCATCAAATGGCTTGATGACCAGCCTCAGTCCTCTGTTGTGTTTCTGTGTTTTGGAAGCATGGGGAGCTTTGAGGCAGAGCAAGTGAAAGAGATAGCTGCTGGGCTTGAGCATAGTGGGCAGAGGTTCTTGTGGGCTCTGCGCATGCCACCACCCAAAGACAAAGGCATGATGCCAAGCGATTGCTCAAACCTTGAGGAGGTTTTGCCAGATGGGTTTTTGGAGAGGACCCAGGGGAAGGGACTTATCTGCGGGTGGGCCCCTCAGGTGGAAGTCTTGGGCCACGAGGCAATCGGTGGGTTTGTTTCTCATTGTGGGTGGAATTCAATCTTGGagagcttgtggcatggggtGCCTATTGTGACATGGCCCATGTATGCAGAGCAACAGCTAAATGCTTTTAGAATGGTGAAGGAGTCGGGATTGGCAATGGAGATGAGGCTGGACTACAAGAAAGGTAGTGGGGAGGTGGTGGGGGcagatgagattgagagagctGTGGTTGCTGTCATGGACATGGATAGTGAGGTGAGGAAGAAAGTGAAAGAGATGGGAGAGATGACCAGAAAAGCTGTAAAGGATGGTGGATCTTCGTTTGCTTCTGTGGGAAGATTTATTGAGGATGTGATTGGGAACAATTGTGGTCCCAATTGA
- the LOC18773341 gene encoding UDP-glycosyltransferase 71K1 isoform X1: MEKVRLVFIPAPRSGHLVSTLQFAKRLIAREERISITILAIQSASPTTLSSYAKSVAASEPKIQLIDVPKPQPEHPPAQDSFKSPAKSFCLYIESHLPNVKKIVTNLVSSSHAKESLDSIHVAGLVVDFFCVSMIDVAKELHLPTYLFMTNNAGYQALMLHLPIRHKHNEVEPKDSDPEWLISGIVHPVPPRVLPVALTDGSYSAYVKVASRFRETRGIIANTFVELETYAINSFFHDGQTPPVYPVGPVIDLEDCQAHSNLEQAQRDKIIRWLDDQPQSSVVFLCFGSMGSFGAEQVKEIAVGLEQSGQRFLWALRMPPPKGKGMMPIDCPNPEEVLPDGFLERTHGKGLICGWAPQVEVLAHKATGGFVSHCGWNSILESLWHGVPIVTWPMYAEQQLNAFRMVKELGLALEMRLDYKKGGGEVVRADEIERAVVAVMDKESEVRKKVKQMGEMTRKAVKDGGSSFAYVGRFIEDVIGNNCGSN; the protein is encoded by the exons ATGGAGAAAGTAAGACTAGTGTTCATCCCAGCACCACGTTCCGGCCACCTTGTATCAACCCTGCAATTTGCAAAGCGACTCATCGCTCGAGAGGAAAGAATTTCAATCACCATTCTTGCAATCCAATCAGCCTCTCCTACCACCTTAAGTTCTTATGCAAAATCTGTTGCAGCCTCAGAGCCCAAAATCCAACTCATTGATGTCCCAAAACCTCAACCAGAGCACCCACCTGCACAAGACTCATTTAAGTCACCAGCAAAATCTTTCTGTCTTTACATTGAAAGCCACCTACCCAATGTCAAGAAAATCGTCACCAACCTCGTCTCATCATCCCATGCTAAAGAGAGTTTGGATTCAATTCATGTTGCTGGGCTGGTGGTTGATTTCTTCTGCGTGTCCATGATTGATGTGGCCAAGGAACTCCATCTTCCCACTTATCTTTTCATGACGAACAATGCAGGATATCAAGCTCTCATGCTCCACCTTCCGATCCGGCATAAACATAACGAAGTTGAGCCAAAAGATTCCGATCCAGAATGGTTAATTTCAG GTATTGTCCATCCAGTGCCTCCTAGAGTTCTGCCTGTGGCTTTGACAGATGGTAGCTACTCTGCTTATGTTAAGGTGGCTTCGAGATTTCGAGAGACTAGAGGCATTATAGCAAACACGTTTGTTGAGTTAGAGACATATGCTATCAACTCATTTTTCCATGACGGCCAAACCCCTCCGGTGTACCCAGTTGGACCGGTGATCGATCTCGAGGACTGTCAGGCTCATTCCAATCTAGAGCAGGCACAGCGTGACAAGATCATCAGATGGCTTGATGATCAGCCTCAGTCCTCTGttgtgtttttatgttttggcaGCATGGGGAGCTTTGGCGCAGAGCAAGTGAAAGAGATAGCTGTTGGGCTTGAGCAGAGCGGGCAGAGGTTCTTGTGGGCTCTGCGCATGCCACCACCCAAAGGCAAAGGAATGATGCCAATCGATTGCCCAAATCCTGAGGAGGTTTTGCCAGATGGGTTCTTGGAGAGGACCCATGGGAAGGGACTCATCTGCGGGTGGGCCCCGCAGGTGGAAGTCTTGGCCCACAAGGCAACCGGTGGGTTTGTTTCTCATTGTGGATGGAATTCAATCTTGGagagcttgtggcatggagTGCCTATTGTGACATGGCCTATGTATGCAGAGCAGCAGCTGAATGCTTTTAGAATGGTGAAGGAGTTGGGATTGGCATTGGAGATGAGGCTGGATTACAAGAAAGGCGGTGGTGAGGTTGTGAGGGcagatgagattgagagagctGTGGTTGCTGTCATGGACAAGGAGAGTGAGGTGAGGAAGAAAGTGAAACAGATGGGAGAGATGACCAGAAAAGCTGTGAAGGATGGTGGGTCTTCCTTTGCTTATGTTGGAAGATTTATTGAGGATGTGATTGGAAACAATTGTGGTTCCAATTGA